TTGGAGATTGAAGGAAAATTTGTGAAGTTTACTGCGATCGGTGTGTACTTGGAAGAGAGTGCTATTCCATTTCTAGCTGATAAATGGAAAGGGAAAAGCTCTGAGGAGTTGGAACATTCAGTCGAATTCTTCAGGGATATCGTTACAGGTATTTGCTGAATAGAAGAATTAAGCTGGGGTTTATTATGTAAGATGCTAAGTATTAGGGTCTTAATACAATCAAGAGATTTGTTTCCATCGAAAATTAACGTTTGATAATATTTTCATCTTTCCTCTCTGGTAGGTCCATTTGAGAAATTCACTCGAGTGACTATGATCTTGCCCTTGACGGGTAAGCAATACTCTGAGAAGGTAGCAGAAAATTGTGTTGCATATTGGAAAGCAATAGGAACCTACAGTGATGCAGAGATGCAGGCCATTGAGAAGTTCCTCGATGTTTTCCAGAGTGAAACCTTCCCACCTGGTGCCTCCATCCTTTTTACTCAATCACCGCTTGGATCATTGACAGTATGTATGATCAACTATATTGAAcgataaccaaaaaaaaaaaaaagacttttgcaAGTTTCATCATCGATTAGGACCCTTTGGACAATATTTGTGCACCAAAAAAAATGGATTGCATTTATCTATAAGCTCATTGatgtttcttttgtatttttttgtccGAGTCCAGATTAGCTTCTCTGAAGATGATTCAGTTCCTTGTGTTGGGAATGCTGTTATAGAGAACAAACAATTGTCAGAAGCAGTGCTGGATTCCATAATTGGCGAGCACGGAGTTTCCCCTGCAGCAAAGTGTAGTATTGCAAAAAGAGTATCAGAACTGTTGGTTTGTGAAAAACCAGGAAGTGAGCTATCGTCAGTCCAGTAACTGGACTACAGAAATCGAAGAGAAATAGACCATGTCAGAAAGTGGAGTCTACTTAGGACAATAAAAGAGCTTTCTGGTGCTGAAACGCCCTTGTCAACTCGGTCTAATGTGTCAAGGTATCTTGAGGATATTAGACAAATGATTTTAGCCTAGCTTTTCTACTATGCAATAGTGTGCAATAAGGTCCCACTTTAAGTCTGTTAATTATGTAAATGTGAGAGATTCAAAATGCCTTTGTTGAATTTATATCAATGTTCTTTGAAGAGTATTTTCTTACCATTTGAATTGTGAGTGATATGTGACTGCAGTAATGAGAATATGTTGGatgttgaatatatatatatatatatatatttttatttttttttgaaaaataatgatattattaGCAAACTAAGAGTGTTTCGATAAATATTTTGAGTATAGAAATAACTTCTGTCAATATACGATGGAAGCATTTTAACATTTGTTGTATTGTCGTCTTCTTCTCAATTATCTTTGTGCCTGTAGGCATCAATGTAATCAGTAAAAATATTCTCTATTCTACTTTAGGAACCTGGACTAGTTGTACAAGTCACTTGTTAAAGTATGGTCGAGATGATTCAAATAATTAAGCTTTAGTTGCATATGATGATGTACATTTTGAACAATTCGAGGGTGAAGAATTATAGAAGTTAGGTTGGGATAGACGAGTAGTTAAGTTGTCATTTTGTTTTTGGAATGTGTGATTTGTTGATTTCTTTGAATAGCTGGTACTTCTTCTCTATAGCTGTGAACTATGAATTGCATCATTTGCTGTGGAATAGTTCTTTTCATGACATCTTGTCGATATAGATTGCAAAACAATCTTGGTGTTATCAAGAATTTTGTAGCAGATCAGTTTGGCATGAACGTGAACCTGGTTTGCTATTGGTGGATCTGTTTTCTGCTGAGTGCTCATTAAGGTACCTTCGATATGTCATTCTGAGATGTGCAAGAGAATATCCTATAGTTCTGTTGAATTATTGTCTGTATTTTTTCAAGTAATAAGAGAGCTTAGATATCAATCAAGCTTCTAAACGAACTTTGTAAATAGGGTTCTTCTCTCAATAGGAGAGTATTTTTTAAGGTGTTAAAGAGTACTGTTTAAAGAAGGATCCTAGTATATACAAATCTTTTTCGTCACAGTATGAGAAAAAAATGTTCCTTCTAATATGCTTGTTTCGGAGATTTGTGTTGCATATTCTTGGTTTACCATCTTGCTTATTTGATTCAGGGGAATCATATTGTGAGGCTATGACGTGGGCAAGAGTTTAGCTTAAGAGCACGGAAAGGAATTGGCAAACGTTATGTGAAATGGTCTCGTGCAATTACTGTGGCATGCATGAACCAGAGATCTACATCAACGAGGGCATGATGGGAACCTTGACTCTCCAAAGATAATCACCAAAGAGTAGTTCTACCGCGAAAGTCTCTGGCATTGACCCTGAGAAGAAACAGGtgttaggaccggaaataagcaggtgtaaatgcggaagctagcaaaacaAACCTTGAAAGATCACGAGTAataagacaacgagaaatataccaaaaggacacaaagatttaacgtggttcggtcaatcgacctacgtccacaaaggagatgagcaatccactataaatatgagaggttaaaatacagagggaaacaacctcaaccaattcactcagaatacaagggaggttcacacaagtgataacgtatcaagcttgtgacccacaaattctccctctaaccaaaactctcaaagcccataaaactacattgtgaatgctgattcagttagaaggaacatgcctctatttatagagtcctaaactttttcttacaagaaaaggattagtcaatccaaaaccttttcctacaaggaaaacctatttatggtaagaaatttagggcaaataaaacccaacaaatctcccccttggcttgaatttctgacaaaataaatttgtccacattcttgacttaatcttcaacaaatTGCTTcacctctccataatctcctttgcaaaatttatgtctcaacacaaagaatcactttgaaacaatttctccaacaaaatcttcattactgtcaaaaaggttactgctagaactacaccgccaagatgaacacatctttctaacctggttcaatcatcgattatcaaACCACTAAActgactccgtcattgaatttggctctgataccacttgttaggactgaaaataagcaggtgtcaatgcggaagctagcaaaacaAACCTTGAAAGATCACGAGTAataagacaacgagaaatataccaaaaggacacaaagatttaacgcggttcggtcaatcgacctacgtctaCAAAAGAggtgagcaatccactataaatatgagagtacaaaatacagagagaaacaacctcaaccaattcactcagaatacatgagaggttcacacaagtgataacgtatcaagcttgtgacccataaattctccctctaaccaaaactctcaaagctcttaagactacattgtgaatgctgattgagttagaaggaacatgcctctatttatagagtcataaaccttttcctacaagaaaaggattagtcaatctaaaaccttttcctacaaggaaagCCTATTTATGGTAAAAAATTTAGGGTAAATAAAACCCTCgtacaggtgatttgactagattgatcatggaggaggctcatagttcgaggtactctattcatccgggggctactaagatgtatcgtgacttgaagcaaCACTATTGGTGGTGTCGAATGAAGAgggacatggtagattttgtatctcgatgtttgaattgtcagcaagtgaagtatgaacaccaaaagcctggaggtgtgactcagaggatgcccatacctgagtggaagtgggagcgcattgctatggactttgtggtagggttgCCCCGTACCTTGGGTAAGAttgatgctatatgggtcatcgtggatcgactgactaagtctgcacactttgtaccagttcagactacctataactcagagaagttagccaagatctatattcaAGAGATAATTcgtttgcatggggttcctatatctattatttctgatcgtggcacccaatttacctctcatttctggcggtctatgcagaaagagttgggcactcgggtggatcttagtacagcctttcaccctcagactgatggtcaatctgagcgtactattcaggtTCTCGAGGAGATGTTgcgggcgtgtgtgattgactttggtggtcagtgggaccAGTTCTTGCCTCTagcggagtttgcttacaataatagttttcactcgagcattgagatggcaccatttgaggctctgtatggcaggagatgtcgatctccaattggctggtttgatgcatttgaggttagaccatggggtacagatttgttgagggagtccttggacaaggtcaagttgatccaagatagacttctcatggctcagagtaggcaaaagagttatgcagatcgaaagattcgtgatttagagtttatggttggagagagggttctacttaaggtttcacccatgaagggtgtgatgagatttggaaagaagggcaagttgagtccaaggtacattggtcctttcgaggttgtggagcgtattggtgaggtggcatatcagttggctttgccacctgggttgtcaggtgtccatcctgtatttcatatttcaatgcttaagaagtatcatcagggtggtgatcacgtgattcaatgggattcagtgttacttgatcagaatttgacttttgaggaagagccgatcaccattttggataggcaaattcggaagctaaggtccaaagagattgcttcagtaaaggttcagtggaagcatcgtccagtggaggaggctacatgggagacagaggcagacatgaggagtaaatatcctcatcttttttagCGTCCAggttagctcttttctttttccgttcgaggatgaacatttgtttaagtggtaagtgatgtaacgacccgctaggtcgttttgagaactaggactagtttgactccttttgaaaatttaaaggggtatttttaaactattagataactatgagtacccaattgatgaaacttttattaaataaataattagaaaataggTTAGTGGAGTTTCACggtaaataatttcttatttagaagaaaagaaaaacgaAAAGTGGGGAGGCGAAACCTTACCACAGGCGACCAGCAagagggagaaaaatcatagccattgttcaggtaaagatatgagatattcgttcttttcaattctatatatagtaatatattgttGGAGTGCTTGGgattgtgttattattttatgctatattgataatgggtgataagaaataatgggtaagttggtgatgattactaaattatattacattgttagcaattgggttagtattcaaaaaaaataaatatatatatatatatataaatcgatCGAAGTCGAATAGTTGAATGGCTGCAGGTTAATGTTTTCTGTGATTTtgtcaaaagaatttattatatatattgttaatttcagaatggtaggaataagattgagccaatcattgtcaatgattgccaatgattggaatttgataaatattctagaaaattggCAGTTGTTTACAAATGggtttctgcaaaaaaaaaataatgtatacaatggtaatagattttttaattggaaattaatggtggaagttttttttttttatgtttttatgtttggaTTATATAGTGGGGGTGATAAAAATGGATACCAATCATTTGGCAACcatatgccaatgattggcatggGAGATGTTTGAAATGGGCAGTGCCaacgaagaaagaaaaaaaaacgtgaaaagggGGGAGGGGCGTTCCACTTCTGCCAAAGGGTGGGAAGTTGGTTCGTGTTTTATTCGTATATTAAAAtgctagtttttaatatatattgggattgataattaattatttggtgttattttatatgatctaacattgaattttagtccatttgaagaggttagagttaagttcttggcttgaaatttagcaagtatgaaaaatttggcatacaaatatatatcaagatttggagtttgttgaaaaaatgAGTGAGTgttagcgtctatgatagacatataataatttgaatgtctacaaaaattgcttacttacgaatattgcaaaattggtagattgggaacgttccgaaaccttgcgaaaaggaaaggaaaaatcttaaaagattcgtggcaAAAGCTCGGCATCTAAGATATGTTAAGACttgttagacttgttgaaggacgttttcctaattaaagattaaaaataaaaatagacaaaggggtaaggggaaaatatggtggtctcgtatcaatggtgtgacgggcattggtacgagtaccggtgttataaaacggaaaatttctattatagaatgtgggttgaaatttgagaatgacaaagcatatgggcattagctgatatattattgacttgaattccttgtgtgattgtgttttatttatttcacccgtatagttgagataattgaggtggttatgtattatattcatattgattgattgagatgcatcagcattccctctattgaaacaatattgtgcacatgcatagagatgagactgagtataagttgggcacgtggagatcgtccgtgctggggatgatgagatgttaagattgtaatttgggcacgtggagaccgtccatgcgaaaattgtttgatattatgatagtacgttgagatcgtccgcacagacacgtggagatcgtccgtgtcggtatatagACCTCGCGAGTCctccatgggtcatgaactctcgatgtatttctgaggagtatcatgtatatacggttgagtgagtactgggcattctgagacatatcattacatggcatcatattgcattgcatttcatcccatcattcattcttgatgactatatgtttcgtttggtgtttggaaaatattaaatgttgatttcctttattgatgaaacttaaatagtaagtgtaatatatatatatatatatacttgtacaatctaagaatttattttcttatataactcccgtcactacttcttcgttgtcggtcaatgagacatactgggtacacgtggtttcgtactcatactacgcttgttgcactctttgtggtgcagattcgattccgagtaggagcacatcttgTGGAGCAATTTGAGTCCgagcttggagttgtggtgagctgcttggctgttccgtggcccacacctccctctatcttttatttattctgttattagtattcaaacaggatatcccttatgttagatttgtcatttaatttcagacttgcatcgaattttagaagctcttgtactttagacaccaattcttggggtgatatattttatcttccgcatttcgtacttataaggaactcaatgttggagattcttgctaagcgttggtcttttttactcatttgttggtttagttgggttaatatgttgggttggcttacggaacataggtgccatcacgacttgcaaaatttgggtGGTGACAACTGCTATGTCTAGACTTTTTCCTCGGGTGAACACTATCAGAGGTTCCTATTACTTTTTTATGAACAacatattatgttttatttgatgCGGAACACGAACAGAGGACTCCTTCTGTCCTAGTTAACCCGAGCTTATATTGAGAACTTTTATCATTCTCAGAGTCAGCTGTTCTTTGTATGTACACGAAACAGGAAACTAGGAAATGCATGACATTGGCTTTCCAAAGTTCTTGGACGAACTGTGTTGTCGCGCACCAAATTCCATTCCGAGCTACAAGCCATAATCATTATAACATTAATTTTCTTCCCAACAAGAACGTAAAAAATACAGAATTAATTCGTTCTGCAATTGTGCAGAGGTCAGTTTACCTTTACCTGGAAAATGAGTGAGATCTTAACTTTAAGTTATAACCTAGCAGGCCTAGCCAGATGATAAGGGAAGCACAGGATAACAATGATACGAGGGGGAACCACTCCCCCATCTCCAATGACGTATTTTTCTGCGTTCGTTCTTATGATGTCCGTTCACATTAGGTTACTGTAATCGTTTCTTTTGAGGATTCAGTGttgatatttcattttcatcttttgCAGTTTATTTTGGTTGAACCTGAGGCATATATACTTACACACCAACGAAGATggttttattttcattgttgaATTACTAAACTTCACGCAGTTGGTAACGCAGAAAAGTGTATCAGCACTATAGTTATAGTGATAAAGAGTGTATAGAAAGACATGTTATACATTTTTTTGGATTGGtgtaaatatcaaatttttttactCCGTTGATATCAACAttcattttttacattttcatcatgattttttgttgaaattttctaCTACTTTAGTTTTATCTTGAGCTACAAGATTGTAATCAGATTAATCAAAGTTAGCTTTTGTAGAGAAGAAAAAACagcaaaatatgaagaaatcaACCATTCTTGTACATGaattaaactttagaaaaatAGTATCGTGTTAATTAATTCTTTGTTTTGAACAAGTTTCCATTTTACTAAAAATAGACTGTGAAGCCTTTAATTACCAAATCAGGACTAATAACACTTAATGACAGTTCAAATCTAGAACCTAAGaattaacaaatttaaaaatcatattaattagattttataaTCAATCAAATAGTACTATATATGACTAGTTTTCTGTTCCATCTCCTTATGGCGAAGTAGTTGGTGGAACTGCTTCATCTTTAATTAGAGGTCTTGATTTCAAGTTCTATGTATGGAGAAAATTTTATTGGAAGCTTCACACCAAAATGGTGTTGTAGTGCGCGACTAAAATTTAGTCGGAGCTCCAATGCGGGGGCTTAATACATCGAgtgaaaatttgaaagaaaaaaaaacagcttatatgagccactttcataagagtaaaggtatatatatatatgagtcactttcataataGTAAGgctatatatgagccacttttataacgatgAGTATATcggctctaaatgacaaagttcaGGGGTATATTAGATCAGTTTCCCTTTATTATATAACACTTGGATCATTGTTGCTTAGCCATATACAATAACAACATGTTAGTGGGATCTAGAGAAGGTAGAGTGATTTATTATATAACACTTGAATCATTGTTGTTTGGAAAATACAACCGCAACAATATCCAGTGTGATCTTTAGTAAAATCTAAAACAGATAAAATGTAAGTACGTAGACTTTTCCCCATCTTAAAAAACATCGGTTAAAAtcgagaaaaaaaagaagtaataaaTGGATATATACTATAAATAATTACTTGTATCTATTTGAACTTATATCTGAGagtgtaaaaattattttacataaTCAATGAAACTCAAGACCTAGAAGCAACATATATTCCTTGTACTTGTTCACAAAATTATTATgttcaattaaatataattttgaccTTTCTAAATgtcaacaaaataattaaattattcaaacatggtaaataaagttattgaaaaaaaaacacaaaaaaatatttgtttggtCACTTGCCTTAACATTTGCGTACAAAACTCTCCTTAAAAACACACATAAAACCTACGATTTATGTCTCATATTATTTGGTAA
This DNA window, taken from Solanum lycopersicum chromosome 5, SLM_r2.1, encodes the following:
- the CHI1 gene encoding chalcone--flavonone isomerase, with protein sequence MAVVTKLQVENHVFPPTMVNPLGSNNMFFLAGAGNRGLEIEGKFVKFTAIGVYLEESAIPFLADKWKGKSSEELEHSVEFFRDIVTGPFEKFTRVTMILPLTGKQYSEKVAENCVAYWKAIGTYSDAEMQAIEKFLDVFQSETFPPGASILFTQSPLGSLTISFSEDDSVPCVGNAVIENKQLSEAVLDSIIGEHGVSPAAKCSIAKRVSELLVCEKPGSELSSVQ